The DNA region AAACATAATTTGGGTGCGTTCGGACAAAGCTTCATAAAGCCCTCATTCTGGTGCCATAAAGCTAATTTGAGAAGCTTAATggaataagctcaaaatagccTTACCTACCCATAAGCTAACATAGGCATAAAACAGCTTATAGGCATTTTCATAAACACTTCCATAGAAAGCTCATAGATAATCTCAAATAAACCCTTCCAAACACATTTTCAGCTATCTAAATGACTAGATCCTAGTTCACTCTGCACCTAACAGGTATTCAGCTAAACCGCAAGCAGAATGCAAAGCAATTAACAAAACTGCAAGATATATTACCAGTAATAATGTCAACCATTTCATCAAGTTAAACAAAACATAAAAGGCCTCAAAATACTTGAACCATTCAGATCCAAACAAACCCATAACATCATCGTCACAGCAAAACAAAAAGCTAAAAATCCGAATCAAGTGCACACAGTAACATAATCAAAACTAGTAATCAAACAAAAAGAGCTATATAGATAAAACATAAACCGATTGATCAATCAACAGTCTGCATGATATCCTCAGGAGCGAACTTGGTACCCTTCTCCTTATCAGCAGCGGCGCGACCCTTGGCCTTACGATCGAGCAACGACTTGCGGTCCTTATCCAAACGGAGCTTGGTGATGACGACCTTGGAAGGGTGGATTCCGACGTTGACGGTGGAGCCGTTCACCTTCTCACGGGTAATGCGCTCGATGTGGATGACCCACTTGCGACGGTAGAC from Lotus japonicus ecotype B-129 chromosome 2, LjGifu_v1.2 includes:
- the LOC130740918 gene encoding 60S ribosomal protein L26-1, whose product is MKFNPRVSSSRRKSRKAHFTAPSSLRRVLMSAPLSGDLRSKYNVRSVPVRKDDEVQVVRGTYKGREGKVVQVYRRKWVIHIERITREKVNGSTVNVGIHPSKVVITKLRLDKDRKSLLDRKAKGRAAADKEKGTKFAPEDIMQTVD